From Diadema setosum chromosome 5, eeDiaSeto1, whole genome shotgun sequence, the proteins below share one genomic window:
- the LOC140228585 gene encoding alcohol dehydrogenase class-3-like: MSETVGKVITCRAAVAWEPKKELTIETVEVAPPRAGEVRIKVVATGVCHTDAYTLSGADSEGMFPCILGHEGGGVVESIGEGVTSVQPGDHVVPLYIPQCYNCKFCDSKKTNLCSVIRSTQGKGVMPDGTSRFTCKGKTLYHFMGTSTFSEYTVVAEISIAKVNVKAPLDKVCLLGCGITTGYGAARITANVDKGSTCAVWGIGCVGLAVIMGCKAAEASRIIAIDINPSKEKIARDFGATEFVNPKAMDKPIQQVLSEMTDGGLDFTFECIGNIHTMRQALESCHKGWGVSTIIGVAAAGQEISTRPFQLVTGRVWKGSAFGGFKSRDGVPQLVEDYLAGTVKVDEFVTHTMGLDKISEAFQLMHDGLSIRSVVNF; this comes from the exons ATGTCCGAAACTGTTGGAAAG GTCATCACCTGCCGTGCTGCTGTTGCATGGGAACCGAAAAAGGAACTCACCATCGAAACAGTCGAGGTTGCTCCTCCTCGGGCAGGCGAAGTTCGTATCAAG GTGGTGGCAACAGGAGTATGCCACACGGACGCCTACACCCTCAGCGGGGCAGATTCCGAAGGGATGTTCCCCTGCATCTTGGGTCATGAGGGGGGTGGAGTAGTAGAAAGCATCGGAGAGGGAGTCACATCTGTCCAGCCAGGGGACCACGTCGTACCCCTCTACATTCCACAGTGCTACAACTGCAAGTTTTGCGATAGTAAGAAAACCAACCTGTGCAGCGTCATCAG GTCCACCCAAGGAAAGGGGGTGATGCCGGACGGCACGTCTCGCTTCACTTGCAAGGGGAAGACCCTCTACCACTTCATGGGGACCTCCACGTTCAGCGAGTACACTGTCGTGGCTGAAATCTCCATAGCAAAG GTAAATGTCAAAGCCCCACTTGACAAGGTTTGTCTTCTTGGGTGCGGTATCACGACTGGGTATGGTGCGGCTCGCATCACTGCCAAC GTTGACAAAGGGTCCACCTGTGCGGTCTGGGGCATTGGCTGCGTCGGTCTGGCTGTGATCATGGGATGCAAAGCTGCCGAGGCCTCCCGCATCATCGCCATCGACATCAACCCCTCCAAGGAGAAGATAG CAAGAGACTTTGGTGCCACTGAGTTTGTGAACCCCAAGGCCATGGACAAGCCCATCCAGCAAGTCCTTTCTGAGATGACAGACGGAGGCCTGGACTTTACCTTTGAGTGCATCGGAAATATCCACACCATG CGCCAGGCCCTGGAGAGCTGCCACAAGGGCTGGGGTGTGTCCACAATCATCGGGGTGGCTGCAGCAGGGCAGGAGATTTCCACCCGTCCATTCCAGCTTGTCACCGGGCGTGTCTGGAAGGGTAGCGCCTTTGGAG GGTTCAAGTCCCGCGATGGCGTTCCACAGCTGGTGGAAGATTACCTGGCAGGCACTGTGAAAGTTGACGAGTTTGTGACCCACACCATGGGCCTGGACAAGATCAGCGAGGCATTCCAGCTCATGCACGACGGTCTGAG CATTCGTTCCGTCGTGAACTTCTAG
- the LOC140228586 gene encoding methionine aminopeptidase 1-like encodes MATAEVESLPIVNTNTCETSGCGKEAKLQCPTCIKLQISGSYFCSQECFKGSWGEHKKVHKKAKEAQSTEIKPYNPWPGFFFTGKLRPYPRGPLRDVPVNMERPDYADHPDGVPLSEMAVRGNSYIKQLTKDEIEGLRVACKYGREVLDVAAAMIKPGVTTDDIDAAVHQACLDRNCYPSPLNYRGFPKSCCTSVNEVICHGIPDKRPLQDGDIVNVDITVYHGGFHGDLNETFFVGKVDERIQELVRVTYESMMQAIDIVKPGVKYREVGAVIQKHCQAHGFSVVKTYCGHGIHRLFHTAPNVPFYAKNKAVGVMKPGHAFTIEPMVNVGSWKDNLWPDDWTAVTTDGKWSAQFEHTMIVTDTGVEVLTARGPGHGRPHFMDQVAS; translated from the exons ATGGCGACAGCCGAGGTTGAAAGTCTACCTATCGTGAACACGAATACGTGTGAAACCAGTGGATGTGGTAAAGAGGCCAAATTGCAATGTCCTACATGCATAAAACTTCAGATTTCGGGATCATACTTTTGTTCACAG GAATGCTTCAAAGGCAGCTGGGGTGAGCACAAGAAGGTCCATAAAAAAGCCAAGGAAGCACAAAGCACAGAGATAAAGCCATACAACCCATGGCCGGGTTTCTTCTTTACAGGAAAACTTCGCCCATATCCTCGG GGTCCACTGAGAGATGTTCCTGTAAATATGGAAAGACCAGACTATGCAGATCATCCAGATG GTGTACCTCTGAGTGAGATGGCAGTACGAGGCAATAGTTACATCAAGCAGCTCACTAAAGACGAAATTGAAGGACTAAGAGTCGCCTGTAAG TATGGCAGGGAAGTCCTCGACGTCGCTGCGGCCATGATCAAACCCGGGGTCACGACGGACGACATCGATGCTGCAGTACACCAAGCTTGTCTAGATAGGAACTGCTACCCCTCCCCACTTAACTACAGGGGCTTTCCTAAGTCTTGCTGCAC GTCAGTGAATGAGGTTATATGCCATGGCATTCCAGACAAGAGACCATTACAAGATGGGGATATAGTCAATG TTGACATTACAGTATACCATGGCGGTTTCCACGGTGACCTGAACGAGACGTTCTTTGTGGGCAAGGTGGATGAGAGGATACAGGAGCTTGTCAGGGTCACGTACGAGAGCATGATGCAGGCCATCGACATAG TGAAGCCAGGGGTGAAATATCGTGAGGTCGGGGCTGTGATCCAGAAGCACTGCCAGGCACACGGATTCTCCGTCGTCAAAACATACTGCGGTCACGGGATTCATCGACTCTTCCATACCGCCCCCAATGTCCCCTTCTATGCCA AAAACAAGGCAGTCGGAGTGATGAAACCTGGCCACGCCTTCACGATAGAACCCATGGTCAATGTGG GCTCATGGAAGGACAACCTCTGGCCGGACGACTGGACGGCGGTTACCACGGACGGCAAGTGGTCCGCGCAGTTTGAGCACACCATGATCGTCACGGACACCGGCGTGGAGGTCCTGACGGCCAGGGGTCCAGGGCACGGCAGACCGCACTTTATGGACCAGGTGGCGTCCTAG